The Pirellulales bacterium genome includes a window with the following:
- a CDS encoding nucleotidyltransferase family protein: MMTSPLSPKSSCAVILAGGFGTRIRSVCPNLPKPMIPVAGEPFIAWVLRYLAGQGIPNFVISLGYRAEVAEDYFRTRPTGGGSLQTVRENKPLGTGGALLMAEPLTETSDPVVLANGDSLVLADLSGAWRLLREESVDGVVIGIEVDDASRYGRLETAADGRLRRFDEKQPGPAVINAGIYLFRRRLLHRFPQATPLSMERDVFPALLSGGAKLIVHRCRAPFLDIGTPESLGQADAFIRQHFRQVAA, encoded by the coding sequence ATGATGACCAGTCCCCTTAGTCCCAAATCGAGCTGTGCCGTCATCTTGGCCGGGGGATTCGGCACACGCATCCGCTCTGTTTGCCCCAACCTGCCCAAGCCCATGATTCCCGTGGCAGGCGAGCCTTTTATCGCATGGGTTCTGCGCTATCTTGCCGGGCAAGGGATTCCGAATTTCGTGATTTCGCTGGGCTACCGGGCCGAGGTGGCCGAAGATTATTTCCGCACGCGCCCGACCGGCGGGGGCTCCCTACAGACCGTGCGCGAAAACAAGCCGTTGGGCACCGGCGGAGCGTTGCTGATGGCAGAGCCGCTTACAGAAACAAGCGATCCAGTGGTGCTGGCCAACGGCGATTCCTTGGTGCTGGCCGACCTGTCGGGCGCCTGGCGTTTGCTCCGCGAAGAGTCGGTCGACGGCGTCGTTATCGGCATCGAAGTTGACGATGCTTCGCGCTACGGCCGGCTCGAAACGGCCGCAGACGGGCGGCTGCGGCGCTTCGATGAAAAACAACCCGGCCCCGCGGTGATCAACGCCGGCATCTATCTTTTCCGCAGACGGCTGCTGCACCGCTTTCCACAAGCGACGCCCTTGAGCATGGAACGCGACGTGTTTCCGGCACTGTTGTCCGGCGGCGCCAAGCTGATAGTCCACCGCTGTCGGGCACCTTTTCTCGACATCGGCACTCCCGAAAGTCTCGGCCAGGCCGATGCTTTCATTCGTCAACACTTCCGTCAGGTGGCGGCATGA
- a CDS encoding NAD-dependent epimerase/dehydratase family protein: protein MRVLVTGGTGFLGTALCAQLAARGDEVLRLGSKNCDLTRPGSLHAFDGKKYDQIFHLAAWTQAGDFCLSHPGEQWLINQRINTNVLDWWQARQPQAKLIAMGTSCAYPPDGELGEDRFLDGLPIESLFTYAMTKRMLYVGLLALARQFGLKYLCLVPSTLYGPGYHTDGRQMHFVFDLIRKIVRGKLYGEPVVLWGDGYQSRELVFVGDFARIALCLAEGVDNELVNIGAGEEFTIRHFARLICEHVGYDFGAIQFDTSRYVGARSKCLAVRKLQRLLPGIRLTPLADGLAATIDWLTAEEAKRQAA from the coding sequence ATGCGGGTTCTTGTGACAGGCGGTACGGGGTTCCTGGGGACGGCGCTGTGCGCGCAGCTTGCGGCGCGTGGCGACGAGGTGCTGCGCCTCGGCTCGAAGAATTGCGACTTGACCAGGCCCGGTTCGCTCCACGCCTTCGATGGGAAGAAATACGACCAGATTTTTCATCTGGCGGCCTGGACGCAGGCCGGCGATTTCTGCCTTTCGCACCCCGGCGAACAATGGCTCATCAACCAGCGCATCAACACCAATGTGCTCGACTGGTGGCAGGCCCGGCAGCCGCAGGCCAAGCTGATCGCCATGGGCACGAGCTGTGCCTATCCGCCCGACGGCGAGCTTGGCGAAGACCGCTTTCTCGACGGCCTGCCGATTGAAAGTCTCTTCACCTACGCGATGACGAAGCGGATGCTCTACGTCGGCCTGCTCGCTCTGGCCCGGCAATTTGGGCTGAAGTATCTCTGTCTCGTCCCGTCGACGCTCTATGGCCCCGGTTATCACACCGACGGCCGGCAAATGCACTTTGTCTTCGACCTGATTCGCAAGATCGTGCGTGGCAAGCTGTATGGCGAGCCGGTCGTGTTATGGGGCGACGGCTATCAGTCGCGCGAGTTGGTGTTTGTCGGCGACTTTGCCCGCATCGCCCTGTGTTTGGCCGAGGGAGTAGACAACGAGCTGGTGAACATCGGGGCGGGTGAAGAGTTTACGATCCGCCATTTTGCCCGGCTGATTTGCGAGCATGTGGGCTACGATTTCGGCGCCATTCAGTTCGACACCAGCCGTTATGTGGGAGCCCGCTCAAAGTGCCTGGCCGTGCGGAAGCTCCAACGGCTTTTGCCCGGCATCCGGCTGACGCCGTTGGCCGACGGACTTGCGGCCACGATCGACTGGCTGACGGCGGAAGAAGCGAAACGGCAGGCAGCGTAG
- a CDS encoding histidine phosphatase family protein produces MKIYVVRHAWAEERDEAVYSNDDLRPLARRGRKRFRRFARRLAKRGLDVAHIATSPLVRCRQTADILAEYTLSEPLITELDALRPGSQLDALLDWTRKQEGQDVAWVGHAPDVDQLAAALIGDARAAIRFDKGAVAAIEFSGPPVAGQGELCWLAVAELLKC; encoded by the coding sequence ATGAAAATCTATGTTGTGCGGCATGCTTGGGCCGAAGAGCGCGACGAGGCGGTCTATTCGAACGACGACTTGCGGCCATTGGCCCGCAGGGGCCGCAAGCGGTTTCGCCGGTTCGCCCGGCGGCTGGCGAAGCGGGGCCTCGACGTGGCGCACATCGCCACCAGCCCGCTGGTGCGTTGCCGCCAGACGGCCGACATTCTGGCCGAATATACCCTCAGCGAGCCGCTGATCACCGAGCTCGACGCGCTGCGGCCCGGCAGCCAGCTCGACGCGTTGCTCGATTGGACGCGCAAGCAAGAAGGCCAGGACGTGGCTTGGGTGGGCCATGCCCCCGACGTCGATCAGCTTGCCGCCGCGCTCATCGGCGACGCACGCGCCGCCATTCGCTTCGACAAAGGCGCCGTGGCGGCAATCGAATTCAGCGGCCCGCCCGTCGCCGGCCAGGGCGAGCTTTGCTGGCTTGCCGTAGCCGAGCTACTGAAGTGCTGA
- the mtnA gene encoding S-methyl-5-thioribose-1-phosphate isomerase yields MEAFQNTTAVAWVGGVQGCLRLIDQTRLPTELAYLDCAEVTAVFEAIRSLRVRGPPAIGIAAAYGVVLGVRTAAATSGQDPVGEFFQRLDEVVAYLAQSRPTAVNLFWALERMKRLAHEWRGRAPAGEIAERLLDEARAIHEEDRAMCRAIGRHGAELLSDGQGVLTHCNAGGLATAEYGTALAVFFAAQDAGKRLHVYADETRPLLQGARLTAWELKQRAIDVTLICDSMAAQVMREGRVQAVVVGADRIAANGDTANKIGTYGVAVLAAAHDIPFYVAAPTSTFDRSIADGETIPIEQRPAQEITHGFGRQTAPDGIQVYNPAFDVTPARLIKAIICERGVIEPVDRPTIASVLGIGL; encoded by the coding sequence ATGGAGGCGTTTCAAAACACGACGGCGGTGGCTTGGGTCGGCGGAGTGCAGGGCTGCTTGCGGCTGATCGATCAAACCCGCCTGCCTACCGAGCTTGCCTATCTTGACTGCGCTGAGGTCACGGCGGTTTTTGAGGCCATTCGCAGTCTGCGGGTCCGCGGACCCCCGGCCATCGGTATCGCGGCCGCTTATGGCGTGGTGCTCGGGGTGCGGACCGCCGCTGCCACATCGGGGCAAGACCCGGTAGGCGAATTCTTTCAACGCCTTGACGAGGTGGTCGCCTATCTCGCCCAGAGCCGTCCCACGGCGGTGAATCTTTTTTGGGCGCTGGAGCGGATGAAACGCCTGGCCCACGAGTGGCGAGGGCGCGCGCCGGCTGGGGAAATCGCCGAGCGGCTGTTGGACGAAGCACGTGCCATCCACGAAGAAGATCGGGCGATGTGCCGTGCCATCGGCCGTCATGGCGCCGAATTGCTGAGCGACGGCCAGGGCGTGTTGACGCATTGCAACGCGGGCGGGCTGGCCACGGCCGAATACGGCACCGCCCTGGCGGTGTTCTTCGCCGCTCAGGACGCCGGCAAGCGGTTGCACGTCTATGCCGACGAGACCCGCCCCTTGCTGCAAGGCGCGCGGCTGACGGCCTGGGAATTGAAGCAACGGGCGATCGACGTGACCCTGATTTGCGACTCAATGGCCGCCCAGGTCATGCGCGAAGGCCGCGTGCAGGCTGTCGTGGTCGGCGCCGACCGCATTGCCGCCAACGGCGATACGGCCAATAAAATCGGCACCTACGGCGTCGCGGTCCTGGCCGCCGCGCACGACATTCCGTTCTATGTGGCGGCGCCGACCAGCACCTTCGACCGGTCGATCGCCGACGGCGAGACGATTCCCATCGAGCAGCGTCCGGCGCAAGAGATCACGCACGGGTTTGGCCGACAAACGGCCCCCGATGGAATCCAGGTCTACAATCCGGCCTTCGACGTTACGCCAGCCAGGCTGATTAAGGCCATCATTTGCGAACGGGGCGTCATCGAACCGGTGGATCGCCCGACCATAGCATCGGTCTTAGGCATTGGGCTTTAG
- a CDS encoding SDR family oxidoreductase, whose translation MNKLTGQVAMVTGAGRGLGRAIALGLAQQGAAVVLTARSQDELAATAAMLAGHGAGTFTVPGDITDERFIERLFAQTVERYRRLDLLVNNAGAFDGGPLDEMSAETWDKVIAVNLRAPFLCTRAALRVMKPQRTGRIVNIGSISAQRVRPQSAPYSASKHGLWGLTQVTALEGREFGVTCGCLHPGNIHVERRHTDKPEDAEPMMTPDEIAEVAVLMASLPPHVEMLEAIVLPHQQLYVGRG comes from the coding sequence ATGAACAAACTGACGGGCCAAGTGGCGATGGTGACCGGGGCGGGACGCGGACTGGGTCGCGCAATCGCCCTTGGACTGGCACAGCAGGGCGCCGCGGTCGTGCTTACCGCCCGAAGCCAAGACGAATTGGCGGCCACGGCCGCTATGCTGGCGGGCCACGGCGCCGGCACATTCACCGTGCCGGGCGACATCACCGACGAACGCTTCATCGAGCGGCTGTTTGCGCAGACGGTCGAGCGATATCGACGACTCGACTTGCTGGTCAACAACGCGGGAGCATTCGACGGCGGACCGCTCGACGAAATGTCGGCGGAGACCTGGGACAAAGTGATCGCCGTCAACCTGCGGGCGCCGTTTCTCTGCACGCGGGCGGCCCTGCGCGTCATGAAGCCGCAACGCACCGGCCGCATCGTCAACATCGGGTCCATCTCGGCCCAGCGCGTCCGGCCGCAATCGGCGCCTTACTCGGCGTCGAAGCACGGCCTGTGGGGCCTGACGCAGGTCACGGCGCTGGAAGGACGCGAGTTCGGCGTCACCTGTGGCTGCCTGCATCCGGGCAACATCCACGTGGAGCGGCGGCACACCGACAAGCCCGAAGATGCCGAGCCGATGATGACGCCCGACGAGATTGCCGAAGTGGCGGTCCTGATGGCCTCGTTGCCCCCGCACGTCGAGATGCTGGAGGCGATCGTGTTGCCGCACCAGCAGCTTTACGTCGGCCGCGGATAA
- a CDS encoding class I SAM-dependent methyltransferase: protein MNTDSLASGLPQTASLFLPATSGTAAGCRVCDSRRLEPVIDLGRQPWCNHFLKADEIGKEPCYPLRVVYCHDCRTAQLDYTVKKETMFGDHTYLSGVTQSLSDHFRTVAVEVDSRFFAARPGPKSVLDIGSNDGTQLKHFRALGFNALGVESSKTTARLAQEAGIETLNEFFNLEVARRLKRKFDVVNAAGVFFHLEELHSVSDGIRELLAPDGVFVVQFLYMKRIMENVAFDQIYHEHLLYYNLQTIEALLSRHGLSLFDAYVAPIHGGSVIGFATHQGRRPPSERLQKLRAAEAAHGSNEASAYRILAKRIERMKEDNLAYLENARRAGKRVFGMGAPVKGNTLLNYFGIGTQYLECLVEKNELRRGLFSPGMHIPVRIEKELPQPPDVYYVLAWNFKKEILSNNRALIDRGVEFYFPVNPQE, encoded by the coding sequence ATGAATACCGACTCCCTTGCGTCAGGCCTCCCCCAAACCGCCTCGCTTTTCCTGCCCGCGACCAGCGGCACAGCGGCCGGCTGCCGCGTGTGCGACTCCCGGCGCTTGGAGCCGGTTATCGATCTCGGACGCCAGCCGTGGTGCAACCACTTTCTGAAGGCCGACGAGATCGGCAAAGAACCGTGCTATCCCCTGCGCGTCGTCTATTGCCACGACTGCCGGACGGCCCAGCTTGACTACACCGTCAAGAAGGAAACGATGTTCGGCGACCACACCTACTTGTCGGGCGTCACCCAATCGCTCTCCGATCATTTTCGCACTGTCGCCGTCGAGGTCGATTCGCGGTTCTTCGCCGCGCGGCCCGGCCCCAAGTCGGTGCTCGACATCGGCTCGAACGACGGCACGCAACTCAAACATTTCCGCGCGCTGGGTTTCAACGCGCTGGGCGTCGAAAGCTCGAAAACCACGGCCCGACTGGCCCAGGAGGCCGGAATCGAGACGCTCAACGAGTTCTTCAACCTCGAAGTCGCGCGGCGGCTGAAACGAAAGTTCGACGTCGTCAACGCGGCGGGCGTGTTCTTTCACCTGGAAGAGCTGCACTCCGTCAGCGACGGCATCCGCGAGCTGCTGGCGCCCGACGGCGTTTTTGTGGTCCAGTTTCTCTACATGAAGCGGATCATGGAAAACGTGGCCTTCGACCAGATCTACCACGAACACCTCCTCTACTACAATCTGCAGACCATCGAGGCGCTCTTGTCGCGGCACGGTCTGTCGCTGTTCGACGCTTACGTGGCCCCCATTCACGGCGGCTCGGTGATCGGGTTTGCCACTCACCAGGGGCGGCGGCCGCCCAGCGAGCGGCTGCAAAAGCTGCGTGCGGCCGAAGCGGCCCATGGCTCCAATGAGGCGTCCGCCTATCGCATTCTGGCCAAGCGCATCGAGCGGATGAAGGAAGACAACCTGGCCTACCTCGAGAATGCCCGTCGGGCCGGCAAACGCGTGTTTGGAATGGGGGCGCCGGTGAAGGGCAACACCCTGCTCAATTACTTCGGCATAGGCACCCAGTACCTCGAATGCCTGGTGGAGAAGAACGAGCTGCGGCGCGGCCTGTTTTCGCCCGGCATGCACATTCCCGTTCGCATCGAGAAGGAGCTTCCGCAACCGCCGGACGTGTATTACGTTCTGGCCTGGAACTTCAAGAAGGAAATCCTCTCCAACAACCGGGCGTTGATCGACCGCGGCGTGGAATTCTACTTTCCGGTCAACCCTCAGGAGTGA